From the Nerophis lumbriciformis linkage group LG05, RoL_Nlum_v2.1, whole genome shotgun sequence genome, the window AGCCCCATACTTTCAGATCTTTCAATATCAAAACCAGgaagccattaaaaaaatgtttccaagcAATGGCATGAGGATAGGGATTTTGTGCTTGAGAATCAATGGCGAGATCTGGAAAATAACCCATCCTCCTTCCGTTTCAGTTGGAACAAAAAGTGGGAAAGATATGCGGGTTTATACAATGCAAACAGGAAAAGTAGTTACCCTGCAGATTTGTTTAAGTATAATTTGCATGACTCACTGAAGTGTACTAGAACCCAATTAGTTTCAGCTATTCAAAAACATATCTGTTTCATATTTAAAGAATGTATGCATGTGTACACATTCACATTTTAAAGAGACCAGGAGTTAACACATTACTCAACATTTCAACAAGATATATGCTGAaccaaataaaacaaaataaaaacactccATACAAGAAAAACAATGGTTGCTTGTAGtgtaaatatggcattttttttggtttttaaccATGCCCACGATTTGTTGTATTGATTTAGTTGCAACACAAAGACAAATAAATGAAAGATTTGTGTCCTTTTTGCTTTGGATCAATGGATGAGATCATATTATTCCTGCTGCATTGGTTACAGGCCTTACAATTTCAAATTTAAAACCAAACCACATTTAAAGAGTAATCagacaaaatgttttttcttcctttttaatttgttttatagaaataaacaaaaatcGATGGATTTGTGACTGAAtggactgggaaaaaaaatactaaGTGATTCTATTTATCACAGCCACATCTTAGAACAGGTATAGCACCAATGTTGTGTACCATAGAACACAAATATCAACTAAATGTTGCATTCAACTGCAAAGGCTGCCTgcagaattatttttttattttcatggttGTGTTCTTGTCTTCCCAATTGTTTTGGCGCATTGTATTTTAGTACATAGTTATGCAATTGTAGCTCCCCGTTTTATTTTTATCCGAATAAATTTAGTCTTACAAACCAGTCCTTAATCTATTACTAAATTGTCAAAAACTCACCGTACAAAAGTCTGATTTAATGATAACTTTCCATTTTGCTGGAGAGTTGATGGATATCTTAAAGAAAGGCGCACACATTCTCTACTTTGCTCTCAGAAAGTTGTTTAAACAACAAACTTTGTAAATTATAtaatcacatttttttacacctcaaaaaaaaaaatcacatcctAGTGTGGTCTTTGTCATGAGGGGATGTAGAGGAGAGGATGTGTTCCATTTCACGGAGCAATTAGTCTTTTAACcagggtttattaaaaaaaaaagaaaaaaaaaaaaaaagaaaaaaaaaaaaaaaaagagggagaCTGGCCGGGCAGACGCTCATGTACAACCATTCATACACCACCAGCTATCAAGTATTCTAATGTTTGATGGTGGGAGCACAACTAAAAGGACCCATATGGATGCCTATTAGCTGCAAGCTGAATCACCGATTCTAAAAATGACATTTGCATATGGCATCACTCAAACacacaaatcttttttttcctgctttaACTCATTTTTCTGTTGATCTGATTGTTGattacacaagtttttttgttagtAAAGGAAAACCAGCAGTTATTcgtttgtgtttgtgtgcacgcaagtgtgtgcatgtgtgtgcgtgtgtgtgtgtgtgtgtgtgtgtgtgtgtgtgtgtgtgtgtgtgtgtgtgtgtgtgtgtgggcggctGGGGACAAGCTCATGAAATCAGCCTACATTAGGTTTTCTGGCTCTGAGATGACCCTGAATAAATGCTGGTAGAGGTCCAGTCACCAGAGTCCAGGATCTTTCCCTCTCGCCAACATGAGTCCTCTGCAAGCGGAACAATTCAAATGTTGCTGCTCCCTAGAGGCAGAAATCTGGTCAGTTTACTCTACTTTCCCTTAATTGTTACAAAGTCATGCTATGGGTAATACATATGCTCATGTACCTGTACACTGAGATCCAGGGAAAAGGGGGGAACAGAGAGTGTTTTGCCACCAGCACTCATCTTCCTGGTTTCCACTTCCTCCCTGCCCACTTATGTTTAACAGTGGGAACTAAACAGGCAAAAATGTTAACAGGTTTTGCAATGCGGAATGCTTGTGTCACAAATTAGCATTACATCGTAAAAGAAAACTCACCTCTGGCACATCTCCAACAAAATCATAAGCGATCCCATATTTAGGGACTTGACCTGCTGCCGCACGTAAGTAGGTCGGTTTTGCTCCTGGAGTTTCCGCTTTTTGAAACGTGCCAACTGAGATGTCTATTTGTCCACCTGCAGTTgatactgctgctgctgctgtttggCAGTCCAAACTTCTCTCTTGCTCAGGGATTGGTAGGAGGGTACTGGAGCCCTCTTGTGAATCCAGGGAGGTTTGGGCACTCTTCTCCATGCCAGATTTCTTCAATCTGGGTATGAATTTACCAGATTCCAATTCAGACTTCCCATAATATGGGCTTTCACATTCTGCATCCTCCTCTAGAGGTTTGAGGTCTGCCTGAGGATCATCAAAGACATCCACTTGTGCCAGGACGGGAAAACTTGCCTCCTCTTTGTCGGACTCTGCCTCGGAATCGCTCACTCCACCAGGAGACAACTCAGTGGCCGATATTGGCCGGAAATGAGTCCTGGGGGAGATGCGAATGGCCCTGTATTGAGTTTGGTTGATGCCATAAATTTGAGGGCGTAATACTTCACTTTCTGAGTCCGAGCAAAGAATAGATTTAGGCTTAAAGCCAGGACTAAAGGAAGCCATGTCCTCAGGCTCGAAGGAACACTCCACATGGAGAACTTGAGAGAAGGGATTATTCAGGTGGAAGGATGCAAAGGGGTATTCTAAACCTTGCTCCTCATCGCGCAAGCCTCCGTAAGATCCAAGCAAATCTTCTCGGAAGATAAGAGAAAATCCCTTATTCAATCCATCTCTGCTCCCTGTAAAAGTGTGGTCGCTTTGGCCAAAGGACACAAGAGGCCTCCACAGGCGCCTTTGTCCTGGAGCGAAGCAGCTGCTAGTGTTCATGAACACATCGGTACCAGTAATGGTGAGCATTTCAGAAGTAGAAGCAGATGTGGCGGTAGACTGTAGCAAGCTGTGTTGAGATTCATTTGGTGGCTTAACAGCCCAATTCTTAAACTCTCCATACACTCCACCAATGATAAAAGACGTACTGTCTTTATCTGATCTCAAGTCACAGGGTCTGGACGGAGTCATGTAATCCCCAGCACCATCTAACTTGGATAGTTTGTTTTTGGCTAAGTCCTGTTCTTCGCTCTTGTCCTCCCAGAGGTGATACTCAGAGCGCTGCACTGCTTTTTTCTGAGGTCCGTGAAGAGGGACTCGTTTGGCCTGCACCTCCAGACAGCTGCCACAGTAGCCAACAGAGTCCTCAGGAAACGCTTCACTTGGTTTCTCTCCACCTTGCCTTGATACCACCAATTTACCATCCCCAACTACAGACCAAATGTCTTTAATTATACCTGAGCTGTACTCGCCACTCTGTTGGTTTGTGTCATCTGAGAAAATGCAAGAACTGTATTGTTTACTTTCATCCTCTTCTAATGCTATTCCACAAATTGACTCCAATTTTGATTTTTTGGTGTAAGTCTGACTGGATGCCGTGGTCGCCTCACAATTGCGCCCAGAGTCTTCTTGCAAAAAATCCAAGATTTCTTCCTCAAGATATGTACCAGAAAGAGGAGGGATTCTCAAATCAATTTCTTCGGTGCCAATCTGAGTAGACTCCTCCGTGGGAATATTCCCATGCTCGTTGTCTGAACGCGTCTCTTCCGAATGTGACCATGGACTGCATGTTCGCGTTGAAAGGTTTGAGCAGTGTTCCGTTTCATCAAAGGCACTATTTTTGGTCCATATTAGCAAGCGAGACTGTTTATTAGTATGTGGGTCGAGACAAACACTAGAATCGGCTTTGTTTTCTTGAGCGACACAGAGCGAGTCTTGGGGAAAAGGAAAAGCAGGGCTGTCGTACTGCAGCTCAAAAAGAGAGAAGCATGAAGATGGCTCCCTGGTGGCTTCAGGAACTTGTGGCTCCACCAGATTTCCTGACATTTTACTCAAAGTAAAGGAAACACTATCAAGGAGGGGGGAGAGTCGTATGGGGGAGTCGCCCATGAAACTTTCTCCATCTATATCATCTGACGTAGATGGAGTGTAACATCCCCAAACTTGAGCCATATTGTCAAGATCCTCCATTAGGAACCCAACTGATTCCGGCGCTTCCTCTAAGTCTGCCCTTATTGCACTTTTCCCTTGCTGCTCAAGGCCATCTAACACTAAACAAGGTTCTGCCTCGACGTCTCTTTGCTCTTTGCTTTTTTGTCGAATCATGCTGAGGATCCGACTCTCTTGTAACGAGTCTGAGGCACTAGTATCCAATATGGACTGATAAATGTCAACTTCATAGAAGTCGGTGAATTCTGGCAGATGCTTGTCATCTAAATCTCCACTATCCTCTGGCTGAAGGCAGCTTGAGCTCCCAATGAGCTCAGCAGTCTCGTCCTCTGCTTCCACAAAACGTCCATCAACAAATGAGCCTGCAGCAAGGTATGTTCTCTGGTAGCTCTCGCTGGCAATGCAGATTCCTTGGATTCTCTCTGGCAGCATAGCCATGTCAGCTGCCAGATTTAAGTCTTCAGGAGAGCCGCCAACTTTGCTTCTATACTTTGTTTCCAGCTTGCTTTGTCTGCTGCTAAAAGGTACAAAATAGTCTGTGATGGGCTCAGTGTACCAGAGGGGCTCCTCCATGTATTCCTTTCTGTTTCTGGCCTCAAGGCCAATCTCATTTGCTTCCACCCAGCCTGGATCTTTACAAAACTCCTTGAGGGATCTCTTACTCTTTTTGTAAAGCTGAGGTGCTTTGCCAGTGCTTCCAGTTGCACTGCCCCTTCCTGCATTGCGTTGCTCCTCTTTGTCAATAGCCTTCAGCTGAAGCTTCAACGGTCCGCTATTGCGTTGTCTCCTATTCTTCCCGACCTCTCTGCATTTGTGCCTTACTCTAACCGTCTTGCCTCTAAATGACTTTGTGTCTCCCTGGTTCCCACTTGAGCTTGAGCCTGCTTCACTAGAGCCAGAAGACCAGGAACGGGCTCTGTATTTGCCCTCAGACCTGTGTCTTGTTTGTCTCTTGGAGTGGAGTGTGTTTTTCTCTTCTGCTCCTGCGCTGCAATGATATCGGTTTTCTTTCTCCTTCTTGTTTCGTCGTTGCTGGCCTTTCTCATTGCTCACACCGGTGATGGTACCAAACGATTCTGGGTTCCGTTCCTTTGCAGCCTCACACTCGCTGTTGCAATCTTTTGGGGAGGAGGTGTCTGTGCTGGTCTGTGGGGCTGCTGAGGATGATGAACTTGAGTAAGTGCAGGCTTTGGCTTTGTTCCACACGGTCATGATCTCTTGGAGACAAACAGGTTTCTCTGACAAAGGAGGGAAGGCTTCATAATACCTGAGttcacaaaaatacaaaaagaaggaAATTCAAAATACAAGAGTAGTGGTTTGTATGGATATTTAATAATACACACGATCCATGCTTACATTTCAACCTGATCCTTTGAAGATGGGGACTCAACCCGATCTGGAGATAGAGCACCTTCAGACTTCTTTTGGATCTGTTTTTCCTCTGTCGAACATAACATTAAAATGACTATCATGTCTATTTACGAATGAAATATTTACAAATAGTGAGCAGAATCAGTCAAACCTTTCTGTTTGTTTTGAATTTCCCTAAGTTTGGAGCAAAGCTCTTCAACCAGGCTTTCAATCCCAGAGTTCTGCAAAAGAAACAAAAGCATTACTATATGGAGGTCATAAACAACAATTTCTTTAATTAGAAGGATTTGCCGATCGATAGGCCACCAATTAGTATCGGccgattttcatgaaaaagtatgtgatcggccaTTGCTGATTAATGCCCTTTAAAGCTGATCACAACTATTTATTTTTGGTTCCCCGGCTGACAGACTGCTAGCAGCTCGCTGTGCATTTCCATAGACAGTGTGGAGCCACTCCAAGTGCCGCACAATTAACATCATTTTAAAAACGATCACGGCTTTGGCTGCCACGATTAAATGGCAATCATTggcgatattaacatttaaaaagcaggcttcgctgtatatcaaatcaagcactttcacAGCCTGCGATGGCAGAAAGGTGACAGTGGctcgtcttaaaaagtgaagCAGCACCCATCCACGCCAGAGGTCACTGTGTATGGGCACAGAGGTACATGACCAAGCCTTAATGGTCACCATTCATAGACTTATCCTGCACTACTGCAACGTGTCGCCTCATTTCACTTTTGTGAAGTCTAACGGCTAGCCATCTTGCCGGAGACACTTTTCTGTCGAATGCCAACATTTCTCGGCGGCGCATGAATATGAATCCAAAGAATGCGGAAATATAATTGCACATTGAAGGACTCTTTCGCCTAAGTACAATCAATACAATGAATAATGCTATATTATTGTATTTGTCATTATTATACATGTTTCACACTACAAACAATCAAATGACCTATTGCTcttaaatattgttcacaaatctgtgttagtgacacaatcaacaacctgtttAACTCTATGCGAagaagatgtgttgcactgcgtgaggcaaatggtgggcacaccagatactgactgcttttcggACCCCCCAGACCtctaataaagcaaaactgcactttttagagTGACCTTTTGTTTGTGTCTGttgaaggcacacctgtgcaataatcatgctgtttaatcagcgtcatgatatgccacacctgtgaggtgagaTGGGTTAGGtatcaaagaagaaatgctcactaacacggaTTTATacatatttgtgaacaatattttagaggaataggtcttttgtataTTAAGTAAAAGTttcagatctttgagttcaactcataaaaaatgggagctaaaacaaaagtgttgcgtttattattGTTCAGTGTATTAGTTTCAATTTGTAACTAATTGCTGGTACAAACGAACCTTTgcacaatatttttatttttccagtttTACCTGTAGTGTTTTTCCATAGTTGTTCATTCAAATAGAAAAATCTGCCAACAAACAACTTAAATGCGATTAACAATGATAGTGGTGGCTTGTTATTGCCACAGAGAAGTGTGTAAATGTGGTTTTGAAGACATTTTGTGTCCATTGTCAGTGTGTATGTATGCAATGGCACCAATAAACCACTAGATGACGCCAGGTTACGTGGTTACTGTATGTAACTTCAAATGCATGGAGTCTTCAACATTATTTACGTTAAGACAAATGTTAagttcccgcgaccccgaaagggacaggtggtagaaaatgaatggatggaacgtTAAGTTTAAGCAAAAACCGGTGCCGATAcctaccttccatccatccatccgtccatttcctACAGCTTGTCCCCCTCGGGATAGCAggggaagctggagcctat encodes:
- the kiaa0232 gene encoding uncharacterized protein KIAA0232 homolog: MRPVSTDSDGPAPSENLSCPYRLVGPLPASEMSLFQSLGPVQSWLGQELEKCGIDAMIYTRYVLSLLLHDSYDYDLQDQENDIFLGWEKGAGKKWGKSKKKGGTDLSLEEMKKQAAVQCLRSASDENSGIESLVEELCSKLREIQNKQKEEKQIQKKSEGALSPDRVESPSSKDQVEMYYEAFPPLSEKPVCLQEIMTVWNKAKACTYSSSSSSAAPQTSTDTSSPKDCNSECEAAKERNPESFGTITGVSNEKGQQRRNKKEKENRYHCSAGAEEKNTLHSKRQTRHRSEGKYRARSWSSGSSEAGSSSSGNQGDTKSFRGKTVRVRHKCREVGKNRRQRNSGPLKLQLKAIDKEEQRNAGRGSATGSTGKAPQLYKKSKRSLKEFCKDPGWVEANEIGLEARNRKEYMEEPLWYTEPITDYFVPFSSRQSKLETKYRSKVGGSPEDLNLAADMAMLPERIQGICIASESYQRTYLAAGSFVDGRFVEAEDETAELIGSSSCLQPEDSGDLDDKHLPEFTDFYEVDIYQSILDTSASDSLQESRILSMIRQKSKEQRDVEAEPCLVLDGLEQQGKSAIRADLEEAPESVGFLMEDLDNMAQVWGCYTPSTSDDIDGESFMGDSPIRLSPLLDSVSFTLSKMSGNLVEPQVPEATREPSSCFSLFELQYDSPAFPFPQDSLCVAQENKADSSVCLDPHTNKQSRLLIWTKNSAFDETEHCSNLSTRTCSPWSHSEETRSDNEHGNIPTEESTQIGTEEIDLRIPPLSGTYLEEEILDFLQEDSGRNCEATTASSQTYTKKSKLESICGIALEEDESKQYSSCIFSDDTNQQSGEYSSGIIKDIWSVVGDGKLVVSRQGGEKPSEAFPEDSVGYCGSCLEVQAKRVPLHGPQKKAVQRSEYHLWEDKSEEQDLAKNKLSKLDGAGDYMTPSRPCDLRSDKDSTSFIIGGVYGEFKNWAVKPPNESQHSLLQSTATSASTSEMLTITGTDVFMNTSSCFAPGQRRLWRPLVSFGQSDHTFTGSRDGLNKGFSLIFREDLLGSYGGLRDEEQGLEYPFASFHLNNPFSQVLHVECSFEPEDMASFSPGFKPKSILCSDSESEVLRPQIYGINQTQYRAIRISPRTHFRPISATELSPGGVSDSEAESDKEEASFPVLAQVDVFDDPQADLKPLEEDAECESPYYGKSELESGKFIPRLKKSGMEKSAQTSLDSQEGSSTLLPIPEQERSLDCQTAAAAVSTAGGQIDISVGTFQKAETPGAKPTYLRAAAGQVPKYGIAYDFVGDVPEFPLLNISGQGGSGNQEDECWWQNTLCSPLFPGSQCTGSSNI